A portion of the Mesobacillus sp. AQ2 genome contains these proteins:
- the recR gene encoding recombination mediator RecR has translation MHYPEPISKLIDSFMKLPGIGPKTAARLAFFVLSMKEETVLDFAKALVNAKRNLTYCSVCGHITDQDPCYICEDQRRDRSVICVVQDPKDVIAMEKMKEYNGLYHVLHGAISPMDGIGPEDINIPDLLKRLQDETVQEVILATNPNIEGEATAMYISRLLKPSGIKITRIAHGLPVGGDLEYADEVTLSKALEGRREV, from the coding sequence ATGCATTATCCTGAACCAATATCAAAGCTGATCGACAGCTTTATGAAATTACCAGGTATCGGCCCAAAAACAGCCGCACGTCTGGCTTTTTTCGTCTTAAGCATGAAGGAAGAAACCGTATTGGATTTTGCGAAGGCCCTGGTGAATGCGAAGCGCAATTTGACATATTGCTCTGTCTGCGGTCATATCACTGACCAGGATCCATGTTATATTTGCGAGGACCAGCGCCGCGATCGCAGTGTTATATGCGTGGTCCAGGATCCCAAGGATGTCATTGCGATGGAAAAAATGAAGGAATACAACGGCCTGTACCATGTGCTTCATGGAGCTATTTCCCCAATGGATGGAATCGGCCCGGAAGATATCAATATACCAGATCTGCTGAAAAGGCTTCAGGATGAAACTGTCCAGGAAGTCATCCTTGCTACGAACCCTAATATCGAAGGTGAAGCGACGGCGATGTACATCTCAAGACTCCTGAAACCGTCAGGAATCAAGATTACAAGGATTGCCCATGGTCTGCCTGTCGGAGGGGACCTTGAATACGCAGATGAAGTCACGCTATCAAAAGCACTCGAAGGCCGCCGGGAAGTTTAA
- a CDS encoding YaaL family protein — MLFRKKKWLRKEFDQKLLGQLNSMKTNWNNQKLLVERSFDPSEEFITEAKIAEAKYFFLFKEAKHRKITIRTK; from the coding sequence ATGTTATTTCGCAAAAAGAAATGGCTAAGAAAAGAATTCGACCAAAAACTATTGGGACAGCTGAACAGCATGAAGACGAACTGGAATAATCAAAAGCTATTGGTTGAAAGAAGCTTCGATCCGTCAGAAGAGTTCATCACAGAAGCAAAGATTGCCGAAGCGAAGTACTTTTTTCTATTTAAAGAAGCAAAGCACAGGAAAATCACGATCAGGACAAAATAA
- a CDS encoding pro-sigmaK processing inhibitor BofA family protein: MDPIVVISVLGGLIMLLLIIGAPTKPLRFIGQSAVKILIGALFLFFLNAFGTGFGIYVPINIATAAVSGLLGIPGVFALVAIQTWII; the protein is encoded by the coding sequence ATGGATCCTATAGTTGTCATATCGGTCCTGGGCGGATTGATCATGTTGCTGCTCATCATAGGCGCGCCGACAAAACCGCTTCGTTTCATCGGGCAGAGCGCGGTTAAAATCCTGATCGGAGCCCTCTTTCTATTTTTTCTCAACGCTTTCGGAACCGGCTTCGGAATCTACGTGCCAATCAACATTGCAACCGCAGCAGTCTCCGGATTGCTGGGAATCCCAGGTGTATTCGCCCTGGTTGCAATCCAGACTTGGATTATATAA